One window of the Perca fluviatilis chromosome 5, GENO_Pfluv_1.0, whole genome shotgun sequence genome contains the following:
- the LOC120559046 gene encoding galactose-specific lectin nattectin-like encodes MRARSQRLFLGKTVLQSNCVEEVEQGHLHQPRWESGIGSRKRHVRLVKLIINTATDKNGQTWVGGHETTKTPCYLLLLQVQLYLIITTRWHQVFISWCLTSGLWTGTNADYESDQCCGECKSCPPGWTQFKNHCYVYRHASKDWADAEVACIGLGGNLASVPDKDTYDFIKNIINTATDKNDETWVGGQDTTKEGVWLWSDGTKFQFSLWGPGEPSNGNNKEHCMELNYLGSPNDVPCDQKRPFVCGKRLAVHPH; translated from the exons ATGAGAGCGAGAAGCCAGAGGTTGTTTCTGGGAAAGACCGTCCTGCAGTCCAACTGTGTGGAAGAGGTAGAACAGG gtcACCTGCATCAGCCTCGGTGGGAATCTGGCATCGGTTCCAGAAAAAGACATGTACGACTTGTCAAACTTATAATCAACACAGCAACTGACAAAAATGGCCAAACTTGGGTTGGAGGCCATGAGACGACAAAG ACACCCTGCTACCTGCTACTGCTGCAAGTTCAACTGTATCTGATCATCACAACAAG ATGGCATCAGGTCTTCATTTCATGGTGTTTGACCAGTGGACTGTGGACTGGAACAAAT GCGGACTATGAATCAG ACCAATGCTGTGGGGAGTGTAAGTCCTGCCCTCCTGGTTGGACTCAGTTCAAAAATCACTGTTACGTGTACCGCCATGCTTCAAAGGACTGGGCTGATGCAGAG GTTGCATGCATCGGCCTCGGTGGGAATCTGGCATCGGTCCCTGACAAAGACACTTACGACTTCatcaaaaatataatcaacACAGCAACTGACAAAAATGACGAAACTTGGGTTGGAGGCCAGGACACGACAAAG GAGGGTGTGTGGCTGTGGTCCGATGGTACCAAGTTTCAATTCAGCTTGTGGGGTCCCGGGGAGCCTAGCAATGGTAACAACAAAGAGCACTGCATGGAGCTGAACTACCTCG GATCTCCCAATGACGTGCCTTGCGATCAAAAGAGACCTTTTGTTTGCGGCAAGCGCCTTGCCGTACATCCCCACTGA